From Haliotis asinina isolate JCU_RB_2024 chromosome 8, JCU_Hal_asi_v2, whole genome shotgun sequence, a single genomic window includes:
- the LOC137294984 gene encoding fos-related antigen 1-like isoform X2, which yields MSDYYRMDYNCNPYPWYSLPGYLSGVTTATTPTLTPTTLASIERTFIELQSVPVSSASQDPLTQSGFVPPIVDPVSQEHSRDGFDYSDSNSDQEWLTSAKRPYSDVDGNTPSYQSTSGRKRRRYDDKDLTPEECERRRVRRERNKVAAAKCRQRRVDHTNQLVDETDKLENERSSLESEIQSLQQQKDQLEFILQAHQPLCKVESAINMKVDTVKVKTEPHTHVSCAARSSESKFSSPSTHRPSSLSLVKQEKKTVAGVPISTPSSGLFSFNGLDSLVDGGTGLTPVSTSCASQAHRSSSESGSEAVGSPTLISL from the exons ATGTCGGATTATTATCGAATGGATTATAACTGTAACCCGTACCCATGG TACTCATTGCCTGGGTACCTGAGCGGggtgacaactgccaccacgCCCACCTTGACCCCGACAACCCTTGCCAGTATTGAGCGAACATTCATCGAGCTCCAATCGGTGCCCGTCAGCTCGGCGAGCCAGGACCCTCTCACCCAAAGTGGCTTCGTTCCCCCTATCGTCGATCCCGTGTCTCAGGAGCACTCTCGCGACGGCTTCGACTACAGCGATTCCAACTCCGACCAGGAATGGCTCACCTCGGCCAAACGGCCATACTCTGACGTAGATGGAAATACACCATCGTACCAAAGCACATCCGGACGCAAAAGAAGACGTTATGACGATAAG gATTTAACTCCGGAAGAGTGTGAGCGGCGCCGAGTCCGCCGAGAGAGGAATAAGGTTGCTGCTGCTAAATGTAGACAACGACGTGTTGACCACACAAATCAGCTTGTCGAT GAGACTGACAAGCTGGAGAATGAGAGAAGCAGCCTGGAGAGTGAGATCCAGAGCTTGCAGCAGCAGAAGGACCAGCTGGAGTTCATCCTGCAAGCTCACCAGCCCCTCTGCAAGGTCGAGTCCGCCATCAACATGAAAGTGGACACAGTCAAGGTGAAGACTGAGCCCCACACTCATGTTAGCTGTGCAGCCAGAAGCTCAGAGTCGAAGTTCTCAAGCCCCAGCACTCACAGACCCAGCTCTCTGTCCCTCGTCAAGCAGGAGAAGAAGACTGTTGCCGGAGTTCCAATCAGCACGCCTTCCAGTGGCCTGTTCTCCTTCAACGGTTTAGATAGTTTAGTGGATGGAGGCACGGGGTTGACACCAGTTTCGACGTCATGCGCGAGCCAGGCCCATCGCAGCTCCAGCGAGAGTGGCTCCGAAGCTGTTGGTTCTCCTACACTCATTTCATTGTAA
- the LOC137294984 gene encoding fos-related antigen 1-like isoform X1 — protein sequence MFTSREEDSSYTTESKYVADILSSMANGEPVTPNYSLPGYLSGVTTATTPTLTPTTLASIERTFIELQSVPVSSASQDPLTQSGFVPPIVDPVSQEHSRDGFDYSDSNSDQEWLTSAKRPYSDVDGNTPSYQSTSGRKRRRYDDKDLTPEECERRRVRRERNKVAAAKCRQRRVDHTNQLVDETDKLENERSSLESEIQSLQQQKDQLEFILQAHQPLCKVESAINMKVDTVKVKTEPHTHVSCAARSSESKFSSPSTHRPSSLSLVKQEKKTVAGVPISTPSSGLFSFNGLDSLVDGGTGLTPVSTSCASQAHRSSSESGSEAVGSPTLISL from the exons ATGTTTACATCTCGAGAGGAGGACTCCAGCTACACGACCGAGTCCAAATACGTGGCTGACATTCTGTCGTCCATGGCAAATGGCGAGCCCGTCACCCCCAAT TACTCATTGCCTGGGTACCTGAGCGGggtgacaactgccaccacgCCCACCTTGACCCCGACAACCCTTGCCAGTATTGAGCGAACATTCATCGAGCTCCAATCGGTGCCCGTCAGCTCGGCGAGCCAGGACCCTCTCACCCAAAGTGGCTTCGTTCCCCCTATCGTCGATCCCGTGTCTCAGGAGCACTCTCGCGACGGCTTCGACTACAGCGATTCCAACTCCGACCAGGAATGGCTCACCTCGGCCAAACGGCCATACTCTGACGTAGATGGAAATACACCATCGTACCAAAGCACATCCGGACGCAAAAGAAGACGTTATGACGATAAG gATTTAACTCCGGAAGAGTGTGAGCGGCGCCGAGTCCGCCGAGAGAGGAATAAGGTTGCTGCTGCTAAATGTAGACAACGACGTGTTGACCACACAAATCAGCTTGTCGAT GAGACTGACAAGCTGGAGAATGAGAGAAGCAGCCTGGAGAGTGAGATCCAGAGCTTGCAGCAGCAGAAGGACCAGCTGGAGTTCATCCTGCAAGCTCACCAGCCCCTCTGCAAGGTCGAGTCCGCCATCAACATGAAAGTGGACACAGTCAAGGTGAAGACTGAGCCCCACACTCATGTTAGCTGTGCAGCCAGAAGCTCAGAGTCGAAGTTCTCAAGCCCCAGCACTCACAGACCCAGCTCTCTGTCCCTCGTCAAGCAGGAGAAGAAGACTGTTGCCGGAGTTCCAATCAGCACGCCTTCCAGTGGCCTGTTCTCCTTCAACGGTTTAGATAGTTTAGTGGATGGAGGCACGGGGTTGACACCAGTTTCGACGTCATGCGCGAGCCAGGCCCATCGCAGCTCCAGCGAGAGTGGCTCCGAAGCTGTTGGTTCTCCTACACTCATTTCATTGTAA